One region of Labrus mixtus chromosome 1, fLabMix1.1, whole genome shotgun sequence genomic DNA includes:
- the cstf3 gene encoding cleavage stimulation factor subunit 3 — protein sequence MTTEGAADQAAAEYIPEKVKKAEKKLEENPYDLDAWSILIREAQNQPIDKARKTYERLVTQFPSSGRFWKLFIEAEIKAKNYDKVEKLFQRCLMKVLHIDLWKCYLSYVRETKGKLPSYKEKMAQAYDFALDKIGMEIMSYQIWVDYINFLKGVEAVGSYAENQRITAVRRVYQRGCVNPMINIEQLWRDYSKYEEGINVHLAKKMIEDRSRDYMNARRVAKEYETVMKGLDRNAPSVPPQNSPQEAQQVEMWKKYIQWEKSNPLRTEDQTLITKRVMFAYEQCLLVLGHHPDVWYEAAQYLEQSSKLLAEKGDMNNSKLFSDEAANIYERAIGTLLKKNMLLYFSFADYEESRMKYEKVHSIYNKLLAIEDIDPTLVYIQYMKFARRAEGIKSGRTIFKKAREDLRTRHHVYVTAALMEYYCSKDKSVAFKIFELGLKKYGDIPEYILAYIDYLSHLNEDNNTRVLFERVLTSGSLSPEKSGEIWARFLAFESNIGDLASILKVERRRFSAFKDEYEGKETALLVDRYKFMDLYPCSASELKALGYKDVSRSKLAQLLPETVVTPSAPTLKDEADRKPEYPKPDTNQMIPFQPRHLAPPGLHPVPGGVFPVPPAAVVLMKLLPPPTCFTGPFVQVEELMETLRRCTLPETVDAAVELITGRQPDTGGEGNGSMENHAVAKSLKRPNADSDEEDDKGAVAPPIHDIYRSRQQKRIR from the exons ATGACAACCGAGGGAGCCGCCGACCAG gctgcagcagagtATATTCCAGAGAAGGTGAAGAAGGCAGAGAAGAAGTTGGAAGAAAACCCATATGACCTTGACGCATGGAGCATTCTGATTCGAGAAGCACAG aaTCAACCCATAGACAAAGCAAGGAAGACATATGAGCGACTTGTCACGCAGTTCCCAAGTTCTGGCAGATTCTGGAAACTGTTCATTGAAGCTGAg atCAAGGCTAAAAACTATGACAAAGTAGAAAAG CTGTTTCAGAGATGTCTAATGAAAGTGTTGCACATCGACCTGTGGAAATGCTACCTCTCATATGTCCGGGAGACCAAAGGGAAGCTGCCCAGCTACAA AGAGAAGATGGCCCAGGCATATGACTTTGCCCTGGATAAAATAGGCATGGAGATTATGTCTTATCAG ATTTGGGTGGACTACATCAACTTTCTCAAAGGAGT AGAGGCGGTGGGCTCTTATGCAGAGAACCAGCGGATCACTGCAGTAAGGAGGGTGTATCAGAGAGGCTGTGTGAACCCCATGATCAACATTGAGCAGCTTTGGAGAGATTATAGCAAGTATGAGGAG GGTATCAATGTGCACTTGGCCAAAAAGATGATTGAGGATCGAAGTAGGGACTACATGAATGCGAGGAGAGTGGCAAAG GAGTATGAGACAGTGATGAAGGGCTTGGACAGGAACGCACCATCAGTTCCCCCACAGAACTCCCCTCAGGAAGCTCAGCAGGTGGAAATGTGGAAGAAGTACATCCAGTGGGAGAAAAGCAACCCACTGCGCACAGAAGACCAGACGCTCATCACAAAGAGAG TCATGTTTGCGTACGAGCAGTGCCTGCTAGTGCTGGGTCACCATCCTGACGTGTGGTACGAGGCAGCACAGTACCTGGAGCAGTCCAGCAAACTGCTGGCAGAGAAGGGG GATATGAATAACTCCAAGCTGTTCAGCGACGAGGCCGCCAACATCTACGAACGTGCCATCGGTACtctcttaaagaaaaacatgcttttatACTTTTCCTTTGCTGACTATGAAGAA AGTCGCATGAAGTACGAGAAGGTGCACAGCATCTACAACAAACTGCTGGCCATCGAGGACATCGACCCCACGCTGGTCTACATTCAGTACATGAAGTTTGCCAGGAGGGCCGAGGGAATCAAATCGGGACGCACCATCTTCAAAAAGGCCCGGGAGGATCTGCGCACACGTCACCATGTGTACGTGACCGCCGCGCTCATGGAGTACTACTGCAGCAAG GATAAGTCGGTGGCCTTCAAGATCTTTGAGCTTGGTTTGAAGAAGTATGGCGACATTCCAGAGTACATACTGGCATACATTGATTACCTCTCACATCTTAACG AGGACAATAACACAAGAGTCCTGTTCGAGCGCGTCCTCACCTCAGGAAGCTTGTCGCCAGAGAAGTCAGG GGAGATCTGGGCTCGGTTTTTGGCTTTTGAGAGCAACATAGGAGACCTGGCCAGTATTCTGAAAGTTGAGCGAAGGCGGTTCTCTGCCTTCAAAGACGAGTATGAGGGCAAAGAGACGGCCCTGCTCGTAGATAGATACAAGTTTATGGATCTCTATCCCTGCTCAGCTAGTGAACTCAAGGCCCTCGGCTACAAG GATGTGTCTCGCTCCAAACTGGCACAGCTTCTTCCAGAAACGGTGGTGACTCCTTCTGCGCCTACACTGAAGGATGAAGCAGACCGCAAACCTGAGTACCCGAAACCTGACACCAACCAGATGATCCCCTTCCAGCCACGTCACCTCGCCC CTCCAGGTCTACACCCTGTCCCTGGTGGAGTTTTCCCTGTCCCTCCAGCTGCTGTTGTCCTAATGAAGCTGCTCCCTCCGCCTACGTGCTTCACT ggtcCCTTTGTTCAAGTGGAAGAGCTCATGGAAACTTTAAGGAGATGCACACTTCCTGAGA CTGTCGACGCTGCTGTAGAGCTGATCACTGGTAGACAGCCTGACACAGGAGGGGAGGGCAATGGATCCATGGAGAACCATGCTGTTGCCAAGTCACTCAAGAGGCCTAACGCAGACTCCGACGAGGAGGATGACAAAGGAGCCGTGGCTCCGCCCATACATGACATCTACCGCTCACGTCAGCAGAAAAGGATTCGATAA